The following are from one region of the Camelus dromedarius isolate mCamDro1 chromosome 16, mCamDro1.pat, whole genome shotgun sequence genome:
- the SPEM1 gene encoding spermatid maturation protein 1, with protein sequence MAMAERPQPRWASYHSPNTNNCQDLGNSILLLLGLIVCINIGINMVTLLWRRLRGFLHQVFHVICEKEASKSRSPGKQTQPPKQCSQAVHLRCTVDPVKMTVTPPPTRRHRHRGSAARRARRLVDWVPDTDEDNEEERPPHQRTVTSHNWDCPEDWDGFQSTQRFWTPWAQDAVETPTQTIRFQQTIEERPLKREMQSELGLQAYVYPVNPPPPSPQALSHRNIGGGTGAGAQAEQEQCLPAQPPILGPANVPDIPRRRSSGRIAYDARDVRRRLRELSREVEALSHCYPLGSGSSAAEGTDKDWVYRSMKER encoded by the exons ATGGCCATGGCTGAGCGCCCCCAGCCCAGGTGGGCCTCATACCACAGCCCCAACACCAACAACTGCCAGGACCTGGGCAACTCCATTCTGTTGCTGCTGGGCCTCATCGTCTGCATTAACATTGGCATCAATATGGTGACGCTG CTCTGGCGCAGACTCCGTGGCTTCTTACACCAGGTATTCCATGTTATTTGTGAGAAAG AAGCTTCTAAGTCACGCTCACCTGGGAAGCAGACCCAGCCCCCGAAGCAGTGCTCCCAGGCAGTTCACCTTCGATGCACCGTGGACCCTGTGAAAATGACCGTGACCCCCCCACCCACTCGCCGCCATCGCCACCGAGGCTCTGCAGCGCGCCGTGCCCGCCGCCTGGTAGACTGGGTCCCTGACACTGACGAGGACAACGAGGAGGAGAGGCCCCCACATCAGCGCACAGTAACCTCGCACAACTGGGATTGCCCCGAGGACTGGGATGGCTTTCAGTCCACCCAGAGGTTCTGGACTCCCTGGGCCCAGGATGCCGTGGAGACACCCACCCAGACCATCCGCTTCCAGCAGACTATAGAGGAAAGACCCCTCAAAAGAGAGATGCAGTCCGAGCTGGGCCTACAGGCCTACGTGTACCCTGTgaaccccccgccccccagccctcAGGCCCTGAGCCACAGGAACATTGGAGGAGGGACAGGGGCAGGAGCCCAAGCGGAGCAGGAGCAGTGTTTGCCAGCCCAACCACCCATCCTGGGCCCGGCCAACGTCCCGGACATCCCCCGGCGCCGCTCCTCAGGCCGCATAGCATATGACGCCAGGGACGTGAGGCGGCGGCTGCGGGAGCTGAGCAGGGAGGTGGAGGCCCTGTCCCACTGTTACCCCCTGGGCTCCGGATCCAGCGCTGCTGAGGGGACAGACAAGGACTGGGTATACCGTTCCATGAAAGAGAGGTGA
- the SPEM2 gene encoding uncharacterized protein SPEM2, with the protein MGNQLWYDNLGCCHQYQESSQNAEDFLLLLLGLVILVNIGINVATVIWHGLQNALDKTFGWINQKNEILQACESFPQNPPAKAQDVHIHCTLDPVEMKMAPPTCYSSSSCHQLCNRNHHSSSSRHNRRCHHHRRRPHPHRCRRSRRRRPCSHQQRPKNHRRLPHSTSFFCRPHRGHKMSQLRPKPSYKREDLDSYLEEEDDLSFPHPKYHRGGWGGLYQQMGLPSNMRLWGRQGGILASLPPPPSLYLSPELRRMPKRVEAKSELRLQSYRTPCSSSHIWGNMETEQWVSSPPPPRRLPPNPTWVPGGHSPYASRGQLLYDSWDQRRRGLEGSEPPSALVTRGSRPEAREHYSPQSHRRSLPGHAYVQPNRSPHPSTGHLNYSRDPHEVRRQAAEWAEALPPRHPLTTSTSLTVLGEASYQRAPAPSSALLLQASQHLPEVQATEPPPPSPTFMPLSRTPGGNANYQVYDSLELKRQVQESRVRASSLPPSTSASRPSLHRSRTGKIN; encoded by the exons ATGGGAAACCAGCTCTGGTATGACAACCTGGGGTGCTGCCATCAATACCAAGAAAGTAGCCAGAATGCCGAGGACTTCCTACTCCTGCTGTTGGGCCTCGTCATTCTTGTCAACATTGGGATCAACGTGGCAACCGTG ATATGGCATGGGCTCCAGAATGCCTTAGACAAGACCTTCGGTTGGATTAATCAGAAAA ATGAAATCTTGCAGGCTTGTGAAAGTTTCCCCCAAAATCCTCCAGCCAAGGCCCAAGACGTCCACATCCACTGCACCCTGGACCCTGTAGAAATGAAAATGGCCCCGCCTACTTGctactcctcttcctcctgccatcAACTCTGCAACCGCAATcaccacagcagcagcagccgccaCAACCGCCGCTgccaccaccaccgccgccgcccccacccccaccgctgccgccgcagccgccgccgccgcccctgcAGCCACCAGCAGAGGCCAAAGAACCACAGACGATTGCCCCACAGCACCTCATTCTTCTGTAGGCCACATCGCGGCCACAAAATGTCACAGCTGCGGCCGAAGCCCTCCTATAAGAGGGAGGACCTGGACTCCtacctggaggaggaggatgacCTTTCCTTCCCACATCCCAAGTACCAtcgagggggctggggagggctctACCAGCAGATGGGCCTGCCCTCCAACATGAGGCTGTGGGGTCGCCAGGGTGGGATCCTAGCCAGCCTGCCGCCACCGCCCTCTCTCTACCTGTCACCGGAACTGCGCCGCATGCCCAAGCGTGTGGAGGCCAAGTCGGAGCTAAGGCTGCAGTCCTACAGGACCCCCTGCTCATCATCCCACATCTGGGGCAACATGGAGACCGAGCAGTGGGTCTCATCTCCACCGCCTCCCCGAAGGCTGCCCCCTAACCCCACCTGGGTGCCTGGGGGCCACAGCCCTTACGCCTCAAGGGGCCAGCTCCTGTATGACTCCTGGGATCAGCGGCGGCGTGGTCTGGAAGGCTCTGAGCCTCCATCCGCCCTCGTGACCCGGGGCTCCCGGCCGGAAGCCCGGGAGCATTACTCCCCACAGTCTCACCGGCGGAGCCTCCCTGGCCATGCTTACGTTCAGCCCAACCGCAGCCCCCACCCATCCACAGGTCACCTGAACTACTCCCGGGATCCCCACGAGGTCCGGCGCCAGGCGGCTGAATGGGCTGAGGCGCTGCCCCCACGGCACCCTCTgaccacctccacctccctcaCTGTGTTGGGTGAGGCCTCGTACCAGCGGGCCCCGGCGCCCAGCTCAGCCCTGCTCCTCCAAGCCTCCCAGCATCTGCCAGAAGTCCAGGCGACTGAGCCTCCCCCGCCCTCGCCCACCTTCATGCCACTCAGCCGGACCCCAGGGGGCAATGCCAACTACCAGGTGTATGACAGTCTGGAGCTGAAGCGGCAGGTGCAGGAGAGCAGAGTGAGGGCCAGCTCTCTGCCGCCTTCCACCTCAGCCTCGAGGCCTTCTCTGCATAGGAGCCGGACTGGGAAAATTAACTGA